The following proteins come from a genomic window of Pelagicoccus albus:
- a CDS encoding vWA domain-containing protein codes for MIELLHTKFQLAEPWWLLAIVALPIVAWFRGRRSVAAMILPNAGAWRRPSVIGGTKLSTTLIFLSAAATILALARPQSVATERHSKSRGYDIILAVDLSRSMEAEDYFVDRKRSNRLQAVKPVLSAFINRRENDRIGLIAFAGRAYTAAPLTFDHKWLGRQTERLQIGLIEDGTAIGDSLAVATSRLLEGAKERAGEREGAFIVLLTDGENTAGIMEPMEGAKLAKDAGIRVYTIAAGKNGYVPFPRRNERGERIGTSQEFLRVDTETLMKIAKETDGEFFRAESSDTIDQAFEKIDETSTIEFEVQQYSTITELFSYPLYAAGLLAALAVFSSRNKMREALA; via the coding sequence ATGATAGAGCTGCTGCATACGAAATTCCAGCTAGCCGAACCTTGGTGGCTACTCGCTATCGTGGCATTGCCTATCGTGGCTTGGTTCCGTGGTCGTCGATCCGTCGCCGCAATGATCCTGCCAAACGCAGGAGCTTGGCGTCGTCCTAGCGTAATTGGCGGTACCAAACTATCCACTACATTGATTTTTCTCTCCGCCGCCGCCACGATCCTGGCCTTGGCCCGTCCCCAAAGTGTCGCTACAGAACGTCATTCCAAAAGCCGCGGCTACGATATCATTCTGGCAGTCGACCTTTCGCGCTCCATGGAAGCGGAAGACTATTTTGTAGACCGAAAACGCTCGAACCGATTGCAAGCCGTCAAACCCGTTCTTAGCGCCTTTATCAATCGCCGCGAAAATGACCGCATCGGCTTAATAGCCTTCGCCGGCCGTGCCTACACCGCTGCTCCGCTCACATTCGACCATAAGTGGCTAGGGCGCCAGACAGAACGCCTGCAAATCGGCCTCATCGAAGACGGTACGGCGATCGGTGACTCCCTTGCCGTGGCGACCTCACGCCTCCTCGAAGGAGCTAAAGAAAGAGCCGGAGAACGGGAAGGAGCTTTCATCGTGCTTTTGACCGACGGCGAAAATACCGCCGGAATCATGGAGCCCATGGAAGGGGCAAAGCTTGCGAAAGACGCAGGCATTCGCGTCTACACTATCGCGGCGGGTAAAAATGGATACGTACCTTTCCCACGCCGCAACGAACGTGGCGAGCGCATCGGCACTAGCCAGGAATTCCTGCGAGTAGATACGGAGACGTTGATGAAGATCGCTAAAGAAACCGACGGCGAATTCTTCCGCGCGGAAAGTTCTGATACAATTGACCAAGCCTTCGAGAAAATCGACGAAACCAGCACCATCGAGTTCGAGGTGCAGCAGTACTCGACTATCACCGAGCTCTTTAGCTATCCGCTCTATGCCGCAGGCCTTCTCGCGGCATTGGCTGTATTCTCTAGCAGGAACAAGATGAGGGAGGCTTTGGCATGA
- a CDS encoding HAD family hydrolase: protein MTKQDIAAVVWDMDGLIFDTERLSFEAWKIGANAIGVEIDLPLFQTLIGMNSPTIVRKLTEYFGEAVDVEELRRGAGLAYDDLIAQGPPLKTGAKECIQMVASLRVPQALATSSSYKYASRKLESHGLLELFNETVTGDQVTHGKPHPEPYLTAAQKLGIPPSSCIAFEDSVNGIHSAKTAGMTTALVPDMCPHGPESLARVDHTFDTLLEAKPFLESLFQRG from the coding sequence ATGACCAAACAAGATATCGCAGCCGTCGTTTGGGATATGGACGGCCTCATCTTCGACACGGAGCGACTCTCCTTCGAGGCATGGAAAATCGGAGCAAATGCGATCGGCGTCGAAATCGATTTGCCGCTTTTCCAGACCTTGATCGGCATGAACTCGCCCACGATTGTGAGAAAATTGACCGAGTATTTCGGCGAGGCAGTGGACGTGGAGGAGCTTCGCCGCGGAGCCGGCTTAGCATACGACGATCTGATTGCTCAAGGGCCTCCGCTCAAAACGGGAGCCAAAGAATGCATACAGATGGTAGCGAGTTTGCGGGTTCCACAGGCTCTGGCGACCTCCTCATCCTACAAGTACGCATCGAGAAAACTAGAGTCGCACGGATTGCTGGAGCTTTTCAATGAGACTGTGACTGGCGATCAGGTTACCCATGGCAAACCGCATCCAGAACCATACCTGACAGCCGCCCAGAAACTGGGAATTCCTCCTAGCTCCTGCATCGCCTTCGAGGACTCGGTCAATGGAATCCATTCCGCCAAAACGGCCGGCATGACCACCGCCCTCGTGCCGGACATGTGTCCGCACGGACCAGAATCCCTCGCCCGCGTGGACCACACCTTTGATACGCTGCTCGAGGCGAAACCCTTCCTCGAAAGCCTCTTTCAAAGGGGATAA
- the xylA gene encoding xylose isomerase: MSIITGDKEYFPGIGEIKFEGRDSDNPLAFKWYNPDQEIGGQKMKDLFKFSIAYWHTFCGVGGDPFGPGTKVFPWNEGADAVARSKAKADAAFEFITKIGAPYYCFHDIDMAEEGSTFAETEANLQATVEYVKEKQAASGVKLLWGTANLFSNPRYMNGAATNPDFPTVAYAGAQMKNAIDATIALGGENYVFWGGREGYMSLLNTDMKREKEHLARVLTMARDYARKNGFKGTFFIEPKPAEPSKHQYDFDVETVIGFLRQYDLLNDFKLNIEVNHATLAGHTFEHELQAAADAGLLGSIDANRGDYQNGWDTDQFAMNINELTEAMLVFLRAGGLKGGGVNFDAKTRRNSTDLEDIFIAHVAGMDAFARAALIADKILTKSKIPGMRDARYATFDEGKGAAFEKGELSLEDLYAIGSQGGEPTMISGKQERYEQIINDFLY; this comes from the coding sequence ATGAGTATCATTACAGGAGACAAAGAGTACTTCCCAGGCATTGGGGAAATTAAGTTTGAAGGTCGCGACAGCGACAATCCACTAGCGTTCAAGTGGTACAACCCAGATCAGGAAATTGGCGGACAGAAGATGAAGGACTTGTTCAAGTTCTCCATCGCGTACTGGCACACTTTCTGTGGCGTGGGCGGTGATCCATTTGGTCCTGGCACCAAGGTTTTCCCATGGAACGAAGGTGCGGACGCAGTTGCTCGCTCCAAGGCCAAGGCAGACGCCGCATTCGAATTCATCACCAAGATCGGCGCTCCGTATTACTGTTTCCATGACATCGACATGGCGGAAGAGGGTTCCACTTTCGCGGAAACCGAGGCAAATCTCCAGGCGACTGTTGAATACGTTAAGGAAAAGCAGGCCGCCTCCGGCGTTAAGCTGCTTTGGGGCACTGCCAACCTCTTCAGCAACCCTCGCTACATGAACGGCGCGGCTACCAATCCGGACTTCCCAACCGTAGCGTACGCGGGAGCCCAGATGAAGAACGCCATCGACGCGACCATCGCTCTCGGCGGCGAGAACTACGTTTTCTGGGGTGGCCGCGAAGGTTACATGTCCTTGCTCAACACCGACATGAAGCGCGAAAAGGAGCACCTTGCCCGCGTGTTGACCATGGCCCGCGACTACGCTCGCAAGAACGGCTTCAAGGGAACGTTCTTCATCGAGCCAAAGCCAGCCGAGCCATCCAAGCACCAGTACGATTTCGACGTGGAAACGGTAATTGGATTCCTTCGTCAGTACGACTTGCTCAACGACTTCAAGCTGAACATCGAAGTGAACCACGCCACGCTCGCTGGCCACACCTTCGAGCACGAGTTGCAGGCTGCAGCCGACGCTGGATTGCTCGGTAGCATCGACGCGAACCGCGGCGACTACCAAAACGGTTGGGACACTGACCAGTTCGCTATGAACATCAACGAGCTCACCGAAGCGATGTTGGTATTCTTGCGCGCTGGCGGTCTCAAGGGTGGCGGCGTTAACTTCGACGCTAAGACCCGTCGTAACAGCACCGACCTCGAAGACATCTTCATCGCCCACGTTGCCGGAATGGATGCCTTCGCCCGGGCCGCGTTGATCGCCGACAAGATCCTCACCAAGTCCAAGATCCCAGGTATGCGCGATGCGCGCTACGCAACCTTCGACGAAGGCAAGGGTGCTGCATTCGAAAAGGGAGAACTCTCCCTCGAGGATCTGTACGCTATCGGATCACAAGGCGGCGAGCCAACGATGATCAGCGGCAAGCAAGAACGCTACGAGCAGATCATCAACGACTTCCTCTACTAG
- a CDS encoding rhamnogalacturonan acetylesterase — MRYLKPLLAALTAFLLCSCETTSLPQEVEPLTIVLIGDSTMAKKRDTARPEMGWGEALEAFFDGSVSVSNHALNGRSSKSFIGEGHWEKALAELQEGDVLVVEFGHNDQKIKSPDRYTEPYGEYSDNLRRYAQEAQERGASVIIASSICRRKFNEAGVLEDTHGDYPAAAEAVAEELGLPYVDMEARSREMLIALGPQASEGLFMNLKPEEFENYPDGKEDNTHLQPQGAKAHAQLFVDGLLDLGHPLTERLR; from the coding sequence ATGCGTTACCTCAAACCCCTCTTAGCCGCTCTCACGGCCTTTCTGCTTTGCTCCTGCGAAACCACCTCGCTTCCTCAAGAGGTGGAGCCTTTGACTATCGTCTTAATCGGTGACTCCACGATGGCCAAGAAACGTGACACCGCTCGTCCCGAAATGGGATGGGGCGAGGCCTTGGAGGCCTTTTTCGACGGATCCGTGAGCGTTTCCAATCACGCCCTGAACGGTCGAAGCAGTAAGAGCTTCATCGGCGAAGGTCATTGGGAAAAGGCGTTGGCCGAACTCCAGGAAGGAGACGTACTCGTTGTAGAATTTGGGCACAACGATCAGAAGATCAAATCGCCAGATCGCTACACGGAGCCTTATGGCGAATACTCGGACAATCTCCGCCGCTACGCTCAAGAGGCTCAGGAAAGGGGAGCGTCTGTTATCATCGCTAGCTCGATTTGCCGACGGAAGTTCAACGAGGCCGGCGTGCTCGAAGATACGCATGGGGACTATCCGGCCGCGGCAGAAGCGGTCGCGGAAGAGCTAGGACTGCCTTATGTGGACATGGAGGCTCGCTCTCGGGAGATGTTGATCGCTCTCGGACCTCAGGCATCGGAAGGCCTGTTTATGAATTTGAAGCCGGAAGAATTTGAAAACTATCCGGATGGGAAAGAGGACAACACCCATTTGCAGCCACAGGGAGCGAAAGCTCACGCTCAGCTTTTCGTGGATGGTTTGCTCGACCTCGGACATCCCCTGACTGAGCGCCTCAGGTGA
- a CDS encoding DUF748 domain-containing protein: MSQKSNSKPNWRKRILITGLVLFTLYLCFGIWGVPKIMISQIEKLGSEALGRAVTVEKATFNPFSFEAKLYGIAIDGKEGTEGDMLTIGKVSANPQLSSVFGTITVKSVIIEDGDLSVEKLPSGDFDFQDILDTLAAAPVEEEEEESGELVAAVLRTLQLSNFNLHYADSSLATPYHETVKIVAINGQDIGTVPNKDVGSPESDVKYHWDFDVQIETESGANFTLNGGATAIDPWAFEVQANLAEFPLASAQPYVDESAVIEVVGSLGFDITAKVDLSDEEPKIVAMGSMSVGTFSARDAEQTFAAFEAFNIDGISIDANTMALSVDSIEMLRPVFSAILLENGEPRLPVMKEAPVGEEVAESNEDGEEPETSNFSASIAKVSLVDGHVDFEDRSLQSPFQTAISGLQLNLSDLEADQTEEGYDASGALSLVMQIFEGSIEMESKLESLEGLGTTHLKISNLQLSPAQNYVSEFAHAKVMDGILFMDIEAQVQALGNPVIKGSLGLENLNIKETLNDREVFAMQSLSLQGIDIKEESISLELIELGTPRLTVWQNEQGDNLSRLMKIQSDAEESVEAVEESTGMKVAIGKLQLNSAGIEFVDTTLVSTQQSHLQDFDLTVENVSTDPDKIADFSFEGRVDGAASLTGSGKVIVADPEAYMDLGMKFKGYDLVGTSPYWETYLGRSVAKGQFEIDSTYEIRKSQLKGTNSFKIDQLTLGQKVESERAINLPLGFAMKLLKDPSGMIAYPNLRVEGDLTDPQVKPWGLIGKAVRNLILNAVASPFKFLAGMVGGREDLDTIAFSTGSVELDEVATEKIDALRQIMLQRPGLSLELAFKSSPEEIEFLEQQFDLHRIISPDYQPVSGVDLISEIEDSVLKEAVEREYVAGMETREPVVSETGVEDEGEPVAAETAKKDSDKSGLAGGVFKKITGVLGLGKDEDKKQESASEEVTENEAPEEAAEPTEPSYEEKLQIVHSELPEVEFQSRWVADVANERILRFKQALLEDGSVENNRVFATELSSEDEKKPAGSLIIKLSE; encoded by the coding sequence ATGTCACAGAAATCCAACTCTAAGCCTAACTGGCGCAAGCGAATCTTAATAACCGGCCTCGTCCTCTTTACCCTGTATCTCTGTTTTGGGATCTGGGGCGTGCCGAAGATTATGATCTCTCAGATCGAAAAGCTCGGTAGCGAGGCCCTCGGGCGAGCAGTCACGGTCGAGAAGGCCACTTTCAATCCGTTTTCCTTCGAGGCCAAGCTATACGGTATTGCCATAGATGGCAAGGAGGGGACCGAAGGCGATATGTTGACCATTGGGAAAGTCTCAGCCAACCCGCAGCTTTCCAGCGTGTTTGGGACAATTACGGTCAAATCTGTGATCATCGAGGATGGAGATCTTTCGGTTGAAAAGCTGCCCTCCGGGGATTTCGACTTTCAGGATATTCTGGATACGCTTGCGGCTGCACCTGTTGAAGAGGAAGAAGAAGAGTCTGGCGAACTGGTCGCAGCGGTTTTGAGGACTTTGCAATTGAGCAACTTTAATCTGCATTATGCAGATTCCAGTCTGGCGACTCCTTACCATGAGACAGTCAAGATCGTGGCTATCAATGGTCAGGATATAGGCACTGTCCCGAACAAAGATGTGGGCTCGCCTGAGAGTGATGTGAAATACCATTGGGATTTCGATGTTCAGATCGAAACGGAAAGCGGGGCAAACTTTACTCTGAATGGAGGAGCGACTGCGATCGATCCATGGGCTTTTGAGGTGCAAGCGAATTTGGCTGAGTTCCCGTTGGCTTCAGCTCAGCCATACGTGGATGAATCTGCCGTTATAGAAGTAGTGGGTAGCCTTGGATTCGATATCACTGCCAAAGTCGATCTCAGCGACGAAGAACCTAAGATCGTGGCCATGGGATCGATGAGCGTCGGAACGTTTTCAGCTCGAGACGCAGAGCAAACCTTTGCTGCGTTCGAAGCCTTTAATATCGATGGCATCAGCATCGATGCGAACACCATGGCTCTCTCCGTCGATTCGATTGAGATGCTGCGTCCGGTCTTCTCCGCAATTCTCCTCGAGAACGGAGAGCCAAGACTTCCCGTCATGAAAGAAGCGCCGGTGGGCGAAGAAGTGGCAGAGTCCAACGAGGATGGGGAGGAGCCTGAAACGTCTAATTTCTCGGCCAGCATCGCCAAGGTTTCTCTCGTCGATGGCCATGTCGACTTTGAAGACCGGAGTTTGCAGAGTCCCTTCCAAACTGCTATCTCGGGGCTGCAGCTAAACTTGAGTGACCTAGAGGCTGACCAGACAGAAGAGGGATATGACGCCTCGGGAGCCCTGAGCCTAGTCATGCAAATCTTTGAAGGATCGATCGAGATGGAGTCCAAGCTGGAGTCGCTGGAGGGGCTCGGAACGACTCATCTCAAGATATCCAACCTGCAATTATCTCCGGCCCAGAACTACGTGAGCGAATTCGCCCACGCCAAGGTAATGGATGGTATCCTTTTTATGGATATTGAGGCCCAAGTTCAGGCTTTAGGCAATCCGGTCATCAAGGGTTCTCTTGGCTTAGAGAATTTGAATATCAAAGAAACACTCAACGACCGAGAAGTTTTCGCAATGCAGAGCCTTTCTCTACAAGGGATCGACATCAAAGAGGAATCGATATCCCTAGAGCTTATTGAACTGGGCACGCCGCGCTTGACGGTTTGGCAGAACGAACAAGGAGATAACCTTTCCCGGCTCATGAAGATCCAATCCGATGCGGAAGAGTCCGTCGAGGCGGTGGAAGAGAGTACCGGCATGAAGGTAGCAATCGGTAAGCTACAGCTCAATTCGGCCGGTATCGAATTCGTAGATACGACTCTGGTTTCCACCCAGCAGAGCCATTTGCAAGACTTCGACCTCACCGTAGAGAATGTATCTACCGATCCTGATAAAATAGCTGACTTTTCCTTCGAAGGTCGAGTGGACGGAGCAGCCAGTCTAACGGGGTCCGGCAAGGTCATCGTGGCCGATCCGGAGGCTTACATGGATCTCGGCATGAAGTTCAAAGGATATGACTTGGTCGGAACTAGCCCCTATTGGGAAACTTACCTCGGTCGCAGCGTTGCCAAGGGACAGTTCGAAATCGATTCGACTTACGAAATTCGAAAGAGCCAGCTCAAGGGCACCAATAGCTTCAAGATCGATCAGCTCACCCTCGGGCAAAAAGTGGAAAGCGAGCGAGCGATCAACTTGCCTCTGGGCTTTGCCATGAAATTACTCAAAGACCCAAGCGGCATGATCGCGTATCCGAACCTGCGAGTCGAAGGCGATTTGACTGATCCGCAAGTGAAACCTTGGGGCTTGATTGGCAAGGCGGTTCGCAACCTAATCCTCAACGCTGTGGCTTCGCCCTTTAAGTTCCTTGCCGGTATGGTCGGAGGTCGTGAAGATTTGGATACCATCGCATTTAGCACTGGCTCCGTGGAGCTCGACGAAGTCGCCACAGAGAAGATCGACGCCTTGCGTCAAATTATGCTGCAACGCCCCGGTCTAAGCCTTGAACTCGCTTTCAAGAGTTCTCCGGAAGAAATTGAATTCCTCGAACAGCAGTTCGACCTTCACCGCATTATATCCCCCGATTATCAACCCGTCAGCGGTGTCGACTTGATTAGCGAGATCGAAGACTCCGTTTTGAAGGAGGCAGTTGAACGCGAATACGTAGCTGGCATGGAAACAAGAGAGCCCGTCGTTTCGGAAACTGGCGTCGAGGACGAGGGAGAGCCTGTAGCAGCAGAAACTGCTAAAAAGGACTCTGATAAGTCCGGCTTGGCAGGAGGCGTATTCAAGAAAATCACCGGAGTTTTAGGTCTCGGAAAAGACGAGGACAAAAAACAGGAGTCTGCGTCAGAAGAGGTAACCGAGAACGAGGCACCAGAAGAAGCTGCGGAGCCCACCGAACCGAGTTACGAGGAGAAGTTGCAGATCGTCCATTCGGAACTTCCTGAAGTCGAATTCCAAAGCCGCTGGGTCGCAGATGTCGCAAACGAGCGGATACTTCGATTCAAGCAGGCCCTTCTTGAGGACGGTTCGGTGGAGAACAACCGCGTTTTTGCGACCGAACTAAGCTCCGAGGATGAGAAGAAACCAGCCGGCAGTTTGATTATCAAGTTGTCCGAGTAG
- a CDS encoding VWA domain-containing protein: MKGSQAQWATAGFGGIKPASRSKVSPPKIFLCIALSLMVVAIARPRWGTEKQVTFERSREVIIAMDLSKSMLAEDIKPNRLERAKLVVEGMLESLQGESVGLIVFAGSAFLQSPMSPDYQILRGFLKDINPSYIPQGGTDFEQMLSTALDSFEQSDGMADRFLIVISDGESLDSGWEENARKLKEENVQAICLGFGTREGSFIPDGNGGYQKTPEGAVVLSKLEPKTLQKLAQITGGIYREASVWVDLPALVEETVERGKASLNEREREVAEIERYHYFLAPGLLALLISIYWEFPALPKPRTIKTKAAA; encoded by the coding sequence ATGAAAGGTAGCCAAGCCCAGTGGGCGACCGCAGGATTCGGCGGCATAAAACCAGCCAGCAGATCCAAGGTGTCACCGCCGAAAATTTTCCTCTGTATCGCACTTTCGCTCATGGTTGTCGCCATCGCGCGGCCGCGTTGGGGCACCGAGAAACAGGTCACGTTCGAGCGAAGCCGGGAGGTTATCATCGCAATGGACTTGTCTAAAAGCATGCTGGCGGAAGACATAAAGCCGAACCGCTTGGAGCGTGCAAAGCTCGTGGTCGAGGGTATGCTGGAATCACTACAGGGCGAGAGCGTGGGCTTAATCGTGTTTGCCGGTTCTGCGTTTCTGCAAAGCCCCATGAGTCCAGACTACCAGATCCTACGAGGCTTCCTGAAGGATATCAACCCAAGCTACATCCCACAGGGCGGTACCGATTTCGAACAGATGCTGAGCACCGCGCTGGATTCTTTCGAACAATCAGATGGCATGGCGGACCGCTTCCTTATAGTAATCAGCGACGGAGAGAGTCTCGATTCAGGCTGGGAGGAAAATGCTCGAAAGCTTAAGGAAGAGAATGTGCAAGCGATCTGTCTCGGTTTCGGAACTCGAGAAGGCAGCTTCATCCCCGATGGTAACGGCGGCTACCAAAAGACTCCCGAGGGAGCGGTCGTTTTAAGTAAGCTCGAACCAAAGACCTTGCAGAAATTAGCTCAGATAACAGGCGGGATTTACCGCGAAGCGAGCGTATGGGTCGACTTGCCCGCTCTTGTCGAAGAAACCGTAGAACGTGGCAAAGCATCCCTCAACGAGCGCGAACGCGAAGTGGCCGAGATCGAACGCTACCACTATTTCCTCGCTCCTGGACTGCTCGCTTTACTGATCTCGATCTATTGGGAATTCCCAGCCTTGCCCAAACCAAGAACCATCAAGACAAAGGCTGCCGCATGA
- a CDS encoding redoxin domain-containing protein, with protein MLITLAAGYIGISLGTNDCPSCVIANMFDSSGDASTEDESSQEVVWSVTDLNGQEITNQDLKGKVSVVMYWATWCGGCKKEIPDLVALREEFPSNELEIIGLSFDKEHKDLKTYAEAAGINYRIARITPSVKESLGEADAIPTVFILDQKGRVQFSHSGVIGKTILAERVRSLMPRKNEA; from the coding sequence GTGCTGATTACGCTAGCCGCCGGCTACATCGGGATCAGTCTGGGCACCAACGACTGCCCAAGTTGCGTGATCGCTAACATGTTCGACAGCTCTGGCGATGCATCCACCGAGGACGAATCATCGCAGGAAGTCGTCTGGTCGGTTACTGATTTGAACGGACAAGAAATAACCAACCAAGACTTGAAGGGCAAAGTAAGTGTGGTGATGTATTGGGCAACCTGGTGCGGGGGCTGCAAAAAAGAAATTCCCGACCTAGTCGCCCTCCGTGAAGAATTTCCCAGCAACGAACTGGAGATTATCGGTCTCTCTTTCGATAAAGAGCACAAGGACCTGAAGACGTACGCTGAGGCGGCAGGGATCAATTATCGTATCGCCCGCATCACTCCCTCTGTGAAGGAGAGCTTAGGCGAAGCTGACGCAATCCCAACCGTCTTCATCTTAGACCAAAAAGGACGCGTGCAATTTAGCCACTCTGGCGTGATCGGAAAAACGATTCTCGCCGAGCGGGTACGCAGCCTGATGCCTCGCAAGAACGAGGCATAA
- a CDS encoding BatD family protein, with protein sequence MRLLSLKGIFSLITLLCGVSSIWAQSVYWSPSSGTLQKGKVNSIDLFFDSCEPDGEPSVPNLDRVSLNFRGQSNSRTIINGRVSSKIIFNYQAIPTTLGELVIPAFEVKTSQGTFEVAEARFQVIEATVGNTGLSPSEVFLSLFQNRDEKIYQGEVFELEYIAGAKQDYQLADLSTPDWNPSKLVTGGLVDAQVTGVNYNGSKYTVKVYQAKVMATESGTIEIPGASQEATVVIGRRRDFMFQEPVYDQFTIESDPFALEIHPLPEGAPASFKGAVGNFSLESRVVPEQVQVGEPVTWTLELSGTGNWPSGIGVPERSVSSRFKAIQPEIRNDFDENNLFTGTQTEDIVLIPTEEGTFEFGPVQYTYFDAKEEKYKTIQIPAKTVTVTPAVANSPNASGSTNTGAGESQDSQYGGQSYDLDPNGQSTFDKPPALLADVKDGNTIGTRPARSIPIIPATVVALASPLAFWLLLAFGRSIVTDPRKPQRQALADLKRIARSPVPSDQVARKEVHLKWRDAACRYFDLSTSEPTPDEISQAAGELRDGDFSEKWKKAWIASDRELFGAKAPETQVWDQLQKEATEGTPSKGYSPALAFKRSAWLPLIAATLLACLPSGDLRAQEAPSSLYEQGDFQTASDQWLKAVNDQPYVFENRYNAGLALAQKGDWAKAWGLWTSAYCLNPQSEELAWNLRIAHQNTSSYDPILQALLEKDGLYTFVGWLSPAGWQALALQSLWGLGIALALAILFMYLKPLKRFSGIALLLAVAIGLLSYFSAWASSKYEALGDPDTLLVVGETALLSIPTDLQAEQISSLVAEGTVAKKSKTFLSWVKIDLPNGESGWVRKESLMPLYGPLNAL encoded by the coding sequence ATGCGCCTTCTCTCACTAAAAGGAATCTTCAGCCTCATCACCCTGCTATGCGGTGTATCCAGCATTTGGGCTCAATCCGTCTATTGGTCTCCAAGCTCTGGCACCTTGCAAAAAGGCAAAGTCAATTCAATCGACCTGTTCTTCGATTCCTGTGAACCGGACGGGGAGCCTAGCGTACCAAACCTAGACAGAGTCAGCCTGAATTTCCGCGGCCAATCGAATTCCCGGACCATCATCAACGGTCGTGTTAGTTCTAAAATCATTTTCAACTATCAGGCTATCCCAACAACGTTAGGAGAGCTCGTCATACCCGCCTTCGAGGTAAAAACATCCCAGGGCACTTTCGAAGTAGCGGAAGCTAGATTTCAAGTCATCGAAGCGACAGTCGGGAATACAGGCCTCAGCCCCTCCGAGGTCTTCCTCTCCCTTTTCCAAAATCGCGACGAAAAGATCTACCAAGGGGAAGTATTCGAACTCGAATACATTGCGGGCGCCAAACAAGACTACCAGCTGGCCGACCTTTCGACGCCAGACTGGAACCCGAGCAAACTTGTGACGGGAGGACTCGTCGACGCTCAGGTAACCGGGGTAAACTACAACGGCTCGAAATACACCGTAAAGGTTTACCAAGCCAAAGTGATGGCGACCGAATCCGGAACAATCGAGATCCCAGGAGCGAGCCAAGAGGCAACCGTTGTCATCGGTAGGCGTCGCGACTTCATGTTTCAGGAACCGGTCTACGATCAGTTCACCATCGAATCGGACCCATTCGCCCTAGAGATTCATCCACTTCCAGAAGGAGCTCCTGCTTCCTTCAAGGGAGCAGTTGGTAATTTCTCATTGGAATCCCGTGTAGTCCCAGAACAAGTACAAGTTGGGGAACCGGTCACTTGGACGCTCGAGTTGAGCGGGACCGGCAACTGGCCTTCAGGTATTGGCGTTCCGGAACGTTCTGTTTCTAGCCGTTTCAAAGCGATCCAACCAGAGATACGAAACGATTTCGACGAGAACAATCTGTTCACAGGCACGCAGACTGAAGACATTGTCTTGATACCTACAGAAGAGGGAACCTTCGAGTTTGGACCCGTTCAGTACACCTACTTCGACGCTAAGGAAGAAAAGTATAAAACGATTCAGATCCCGGCCAAAACTGTTACGGTCACACCTGCAGTCGCCAATTCGCCAAATGCATCCGGATCCACAAATACTGGAGCTGGAGAGTCTCAGGATTCTCAATACGGCGGCCAAAGCTACGATTTAGATCCCAACGGTCAGAGCACATTCGACAAGCCGCCCGCCTTACTCGCAGACGTTAAGGACGGAAACACGATCGGCACGCGTCCCGCGCGTTCAATTCCGATCATTCCCGCGACAGTCGTCGCTCTCGCCTCGCCGCTCGCTTTCTGGCTCTTACTTGCCTTTGGGCGAAGCATCGTCACCGACCCACGCAAACCGCAGCGACAAGCGTTGGCCGACTTGAAGAGAATAGCGCGGTCCCCTGTTCCCTCCGATCAAGTGGCTCGAAAAGAAGTCCATCTCAAGTGGCGGGATGCTGCTTGCCGCTACTTTGATTTATCCACCAGCGAACCCACTCCCGATGAAATCTCTCAAGCAGCGGGCGAATTGAGAGACGGCGATTTTTCGGAAAAGTGGAAAAAGGCGTGGATCGCCTCGGATCGAGAACTCTTCGGAGCTAAGGCCCCTGAAACACAAGTATGGGATCAACTGCAAAAGGAGGCTACCGAGGGGACGCCGAGCAAAGGGTATTCGCCCGCACTCGCCTTCAAACGATCTGCCTGGCTTCCTCTAATCGCTGCAACACTGCTCGCCTGCCTACCTTCCGGCGACCTGCGAGCCCAAGAGGCACCAAGCTCGCTGTACGAGCAAGGCGACTTTCAGACGGCCTCAGATCAATGGCTCAAGGCAGTCAACGATCAGCCATACGTATTTGAAAATCGTTACAACGCAGGTTTGGCCTTAGCCCAAAAGGGCGACTGGGCCAAGGCTTGGGGGCTTTGGACAAGCGCATACTGCCTAAATCCGCAAAGCGAAGAACTCGCCTGGAATCTCAGAATCGCCCATCAAAACACCTCTTCTTACGACCCGATTTTGCAAGCGCTGCTCGAAAAAGACGGCCTATACACCTTCGTAGGCTGGCTTTCTCCAGCCGGATGGCAGGCCTTAGCGCTTCAATCGCTCTGGGGACTCGGCATCGCTCTAGCCTTGGCGATTCTCTTCATGTACTTGAAGCCGTTGAAGCGTTTTAGTGGCATCGCTTTATTGCTCGCAGTCGCGATTGGATTGCTCTCCTACTTTTCGGCTTGGGCGAGCTCCAAGTACGAGGCGCTGGGAGATCCTGATACCTTGCTAGTGGTCGGCGAAACGGCATTACTCTCAATCCCCACCGACTTGCAGGCTGAACAAATCAGCAGTCTTGTGGCGGAAGGAACAGTTGCCAAAAAGTCGAAGACCTTCCTCTCCTGGGTAAAGATCGACCTACCGAACGGGGAATCCGGTTGGGTTCGCAAAGAATCGCTGATGCCCTTGTACGGACCGCTCAACGCTCTCTAA